A genomic stretch from Pontivivens ytuae includes:
- a CDS encoding DUF1028 domain-containing protein produces the protein MTYSIVALDQPTGQLGVAVASRFFAAGALVPHIRGGKCAVATQAFVNPLWGIEAAERMAQGEAPSDVLADLVSRDRGQAQRQAHMIDASGRIAAHTGADCVDWCGHLAGDGVSVAGNMLAGEDVIRQTLAAYDANPDLPFAVRLMTAMEAGEAAGGDKRGKQSAALRIHRTEDFPWLDLRADDHPDPLPELRRLYDVAQERYLHFAEAMPSRANFSGQTDRTPLDAAIAAEEERRKSEGRESRSFATPF, from the coding sequence ATGACCTACTCGATCGTCGCTCTTGATCAGCCGACCGGCCAGCTTGGCGTTGCCGTCGCATCCCGGTTCTTCGCCGCCGGCGCCCTCGTTCCGCATATCCGGGGCGGAAAATGCGCCGTTGCCACGCAGGCCTTCGTCAACCCGCTCTGGGGGATCGAAGCTGCCGAGCGCATGGCACAAGGCGAAGCACCGTCCGACGTCCTCGCCGATCTCGTCTCGCGAGACCGAGGTCAGGCCCAGCGGCAGGCGCACATGATCGACGCCTCGGGGCGCATCGCGGCTCACACGGGCGCGGACTGCGTCGACTGGTGCGGTCACCTTGCCGGCGACGGCGTGTCGGTCGCCGGGAACATGCTGGCGGGCGAGGACGTCATCCGGCAGACCCTCGCCGCTTACGACGCGAACCCGGACCTGCCCTTCGCCGTACGGTTGATGACCGCCATGGAGGCCGGAGAAGCCGCGGGCGGAGACAAGCGCGGCAAGCAGTCGGCCGCGCTGCGCATTCACCGGACCGAGGATTTCCCGTGGCTCGACCTGCGCGCGGACGATCACCCCGACCCGCTGCCCGAGCTCCGGCGGCTCTACGACGTGGCACAGGAGCGGTATCTACACTTCGCCGAGGCCATGCCGAGCCGCGCCAACTTCTCCGGACAAACCGACCGAACCCCTCTCGATGCCGCCATCGCCGCGGAAGAAGAACGGCGCAAAAGCGAGGGGAGAGAAAGCCGATCCTTCGCCACGCCATTTTGA